The following DNA comes from Seriola aureovittata isolate HTS-2021-v1 ecotype China chromosome 15, ASM2101889v1, whole genome shotgun sequence.
tttctaTGACCTGTTCTGTTGGTAGCTTTCTCACtgcaaaaccaacaacaactaGGGGAAACAAGTTCACAACTGCAACACTGCTGTAGACACTTTGCTATGTTTGAGTGTACGGTTAGTTAGTAATTGAAGCTGTACTTCAATTACATCATTAGTTTGTTTGGTTGGTGTGACTCAGTTAAGGAGTGACAGTCATACAAAAATTAAAGCCTGCAGTCTTGGCAGACATTGTAAAAATGCATACTAAACAAAAGAATGGGCCGGATTACTTTTCGCGTGTGTGacccacaaatacaaaaacagacagagacaacgTCCACATCCAGATCAGACCTTCTCCTGCATCACTGTGGTGTGTTTGGTAACTTGTTTGTTTGGGCAGGCGACTAACATGTTCCATTTCTCTGAATAATTGTGTCACTTGCCCCAGAGAGCAGTGTTTCTTAGAGGTGGAGCATTGGTCTACCACAAGTGTGGTGGATGAGACAGAGCTGAAGAAAGATGAATTCTTTAAAGATGAATTAACAGTTGCTCAGGAAAGTATCACTCCAGTCGGCTTAGTTTCTTGCTACACTTTGAACTTGTGTCCCAAAAACTCTTTTTAGGTGGGCCaacaaagtaaatgtttgatAACAGAGGCAAattatttctttcaaaattATGTTGTggttaaataaaagttgaaCACATATTACTAACTGATACTTCCATCATGTTTCTGCTTCTTTCAGGATTACATAGTTTGATTTAACCTGCTCACATAGGGGATAGTGTGTTACTTTGGCCCTACACAAACCGCCTGTAGTGCTGAAGTCCAGCACTGAGTATGATTCCTTGGTTGCGGTGGAGGTGAGGAAGCATGGAGTGGAAATCTGAGGTGTCAAGACAAACGTGATGACAGCATGGTCCATGGTGGAGAAGCTCAAAATGGAAAAACGCCcatggagggaggagaacaTTGACTCAAGCCAGGCCCAGCACGCCACTGACGAGTCAGAGGATGGAAGCAGCTCAGAAAGCGAGTCTGAAGAGCAGCAGCGCCAGAGGGTTCAGGTgagcaacagcagctgtaaGAAGCGGGAGCCTCTGGTTGTCACAAAACCCCATCGGCAGCTCTGTCGCTCTCCATGCCTCGACCGGCCCAGTTTTTCCCAGAGTAGCACTGTGCAAGATTTCCGTGAGGATGAGAGCAGCACAGGACCAGGGATCAAGCCTGCTAGTGAGAGGGAGTACCAGACGAAGATGGAGTTTGCTTTGAAGTTGGGTTATTCAGGAGAGCAGGTGGAGACTGTGCTCAACAAGTTGGGGGCTGCTGCTTTAATTAACGACGTTCTCGCTGAGTTGGTGAGGCTTGGAAACAAAGTGGAGCCTGAAATTCAACCTTGCGGCAGTACGGCCACATTAATATCACGGTCCCCCTGTGTTAAAGAGAGTGTTAGTCCAGATGTGTCAGTGGAAGATGAATCTGTGGATACATTTGATAACCTCAGGCCCATCGTCATTGATGGCTCAAATGTGGCAATGAGGTAAGACACtaccaaacacacatttatgctTTATACAAAATGCATTAAAGTTCTGAAACATTTTCCACTAAGTGATGCCAATTTTGTGAGTTTTAAGTAAACCTTATACCACATCGTTTTGTTTTGTAGCCATGGAAACAAAGAGGTATTCTCATGTCGTGGTATCCAACTTGCTGTTGAGTGGTTTTGGGAGAAAGGACACAAAGACATCACTGTGTTTGTCCCAGCCTGGAGGAAGGAACAGTCGAGACCTGACGCCCTCATTACAGGTAGTGAAGCTCTTTTTTAGGCATTTGCTATAGAAGGTGCTGATACGATGTGGTTGATGATGTTTGTATAAACGTCAGCTGTGGAGCAACTCTATAGACAGTCAGCCTTGATGTTGGAGTTatggcatttttgtttgtgactGAAGCATGAACTGTGATGTAGTCATGGTTAGCAAGAAGTGGGTGCATATATTATCTGACAAAATACCATAATATACCCCAATGCATATTTATACAATgggattttattgtttttgactGATTTATGATGAGCTGTCTCTTTCAGATCAAGAAATATTACGCAAGCTGGAAAAAGAGAAGATCCTGGTTTTCACCCCATCTCGGAGAGTTCAAGGCAGGAGGGTGGTGTGCTATGATGATCGCTTCATAGTGAAGCTGGCTTATGATTCTGATGGAATTATTGTGTCAAATGACAACTACAGGGACTTGCAAAATGAGAAGCCAGAATGGAAGAAGTTCATAGAAGAGCGTCTCCTAATGTACTCATTTGTCAATGACAAGTAAGAGACCATGATACAGATCCCATTTGCTACAGTACAATACAAACTTATGTCAAATGAAAATTGGTTAGTGGTATAAATGGTTATTTATTCAAGTCTTTTAAGTTTAGATCTGTGAAATCCATTTAGTCATTGTTTTATGACCTTTGCTGATTAGAAAATCAggaataataattataattattattattattattattattattaatgacatgttttgaaTAGGTTTATGCCACCAGATGATCCACTGGGAAGACATGGTCCAAGCCTAGAAAATTTCCTCCGCAAGCGCCCTGTTGTTCCAGAGCACAAAAAACAACCCTGCCCCTATGGTAAGTTCCCATGTGTCTTTTCAAAGCAATGTCTGAATACTGTTGTATTATTACCAATATTATTTAAGTGTTCCATTCTCTTGACTTGATGTGTTCTTCCTTTAAACAAGGGAAAAAGTGCACATATGGACATAAGTGCAAGTACTATCATCCCGAGCGTGTGAACCAGCCACAGCGGTCGGTGGCCGATGAACTACGAGCCTTCGCCAAGTTGTCTGCAGTGAAGACAATGAGTGAGGGAGCGTTAGCTAAATGTGGTACTGGTCCAGCAACTGCAAAGGGGGACAGCAACTCTGAGGCCAAACGTGTGGCACCTAAACGTCAGTCTGACCCCAGTATTCGTTCAGTGGCCTGTGAACCTCCAGAGGCACTGTCCGTTGTTAGGAAGTCTGAGACAAATTCAGTGCCTTCCCTCGTTTCCGCTCTCAGTGTGCCCACCATGCAGCCTGCCAAGAGCCACGCAGCTGGGGCCTTGAACACACGATCAGCCAGCAGCCCAGTGCCAGGTTCTCTGCAGTTCGCGCACAGTTCTCTGGAGCACATGTCTAGTGTACAGTACCCTCCTATTTTAGTTACTAATAGTCATGGCGCCTCTGTTACATACAGTGAACAGTTTCCAAAGTATGACTCAGTTAGTGACCATGGATATTATTCACTGCACAGTGATTTTTCAAACATGAGCATGAGCAGCATGCATAATGTGGATAGTTTCTGTAGCATGGAGCACGAGCATGGTGTGTATCAGCGAACTCCCAGCCACTGCCCTGAATCCTGCCTCAGCCATTCGAACAGTGACTCATTCTCCTCTTACGGGGAGCTGTACCCCAGCTCTGTGGACAGTAGTTTAGAGGAGagcatgaagcagcagcagtctccTGCACAGGCCAGAATGCAAACTTTCTCCCATGGGTTTCGTCACGAAGCGTTGACTAGGGTACAGAGTTACGGACCAGAGGAGCCCAAGCAGGGCCCCCGGAAGCAGTCTGGATCTCATCTAGCGCCACATATCCAGCATGCTGCAGTGGGAGCGAGGTCCAGCTGCCCCGGAGACTATCCCCTAACTCAGAATGTCCTGCCGCCTTTGTCCTCACAGCCCACACGCTCTCTTGGTATGACTCGTATGGACAGTATATCAGATTCAAGGCTATATGATAGTAACCCAATGAGACAGAGGCGACCTCCACTGTGCCGTGAGCAGCATGCAAGCTGGGACCCTCTCCCTTGTGGTAATGAGTCCTATGGATATCATTCATATCCACTGAGTAACAGCCTGATGCCGTGTTGCGAGCGGGTGATGGTCCGCAGTATGCCAGACAAAATGGAACAAATCTGGAACTCACCATGGGAGACCCCGTCTGCAGCCGAACACCCAGAGCGGTATGTCATCCCAGACCACCAGTATCAAACATATCGGAACCTTTGTAACATCTTTCCCGCCTACGTGGTTCACTCCGTAATGGAGAAGAACCCTCATTTGACAGATCCACAACAACTTGCCGCTGTTATTGTTACTAAACTGAGGTCATGCCACTGAGCAGCTAACCATCTGAAACATTCAACAGTGATATCCTGAGGAAAGGAAGAGTTAGATTAGAAGATTGGCACTTGTTCAATGTTGCTGCATGTGCAACATCTGCCctcaggagtttttttttttttttaaatgtctctgaTGGGAAATCTTGTGATCACATGTTACATCACTAAGATGAAAGACATAATCAGCATGGAGGAAGTTTGATTAATAAGTTGAATTTAAAGATGTTTCACATATGAAAcctacatttttatatgaagtGTGGTGAAGTTGATATAAGGTAATACCTTATTAGAAATCTGGTTCATAACACATTCATATAACTTGAGCAGGAGCTGCATAGCAGCTTTGCACCACATCCATAATCAATACACAAACTAGACAGGACTGTTGAATGTCCCTCAGatcaattgatttttaaatgatgttatagaaaaattaaataaatgagttcaatattgaacaaaataaataaataatcacataaaTGAACAGTGTAAAATAGACTGATGTAGCGAGCGTCATACAGTACTTTGTGTGTGAACTATGTGGATAAGTAAACTGGTTAGCTACATGGCAGCACAGTTGAGATTGGAAGTTATAACTCAGCAACATCTCCCACATTTGCCTTATTAAATCTGACATAAAAGTATGTCAACAGTTGTACACCATGTACTTTTTTGAGGATCTTGTTCAGGCCCTGTGAATGTGTTATGAAAGGAATCTAAAGTGTTTCTGGTGCAGTGGAACTATAAATAACCTAGCTTAGGTCTGCCTCTGCTGTAAATAAttcctgtgtctttttgtgcttttattttgaagataaTTAAGAGGGAGGTAGGTACATACCTCACAGCATgaactatgacatttaatggcCTTATATCTGAATGACCTCACGCTTTAGTCATTGTCTAATTGGTTTCAATGAAAGTCTTTGAAGCCTCCTATACTTTCAAATGTAAAGCACTATCTCAGTATCTAAAGAGATATATTTTCTCAGCCTCACAAGCTACTATTTTGGTAGATTTTCACAGTGCACAAAGCAAGCCAAAAAAGAGATTTGACttgtatgcatgtgcacatattTATGTACATACAATCACACAAAAGCCATTATTTCAAAGTCATTTATAAGCTGCTaaataatgccaaaaaagacagaatttaTATAGTGTCAGTATTCTACATAACTACATTTTGGTGCACAGGATTGATTGAATTATAGTATAAACTAGGTTCACAGGATTGATTGAATTGTAGTATAAACTTGTTTCACAGGATTGATTCGATTATAGTATTACCTACCATCAGTGTTTGGATCATTTCCTTTGGTGTACTGTATAGTTACCTTTCTGATTTTATTAGATGCTACATCCAGGATTTTCCTATTTATATAATAGTCAAACAGTAGCTCTAGTTGACGCCCTCAAGATGTCAGTggagcagtttgttttcatcaacaGGTTAATTTAGGCTCAAAGTCTACCTTTACATGCACCTCAGTAATCTGATGATTTCCAGCTTTTGTCACTGACCTGAGTGAGAAACCTAGTTTCCTTCATCAGTTAAAGACATTAAGAGAAGCTTCTATTAGGATTTGGTAATTTGTACACTCTCTGAAATATTGTTTACTTGTATCATTGCATCTAGAATAATGAAATCCAAACTCCAGTTTATGCTGAACAGCcttcaacaacagcaaacactAAAACATGCTGTCCAATGATAGAGCCCAGCCTCTTACTTTACAGTCAGTCCAAA
Coding sequences within:
- the zc3h12b gene encoding probable ribonuclease ZC3H12B translates to MTAWSMVEKLKMEKRPWREENIDSSQAQHATDESEDGSSSESESEEQQRQRVQVSNSSCKKREPLVVTKPHRQLCRSPCLDRPSFSQSSTVQDFREDESSTGPGIKPASEREYQTKMEFALKLGYSGEQVETVLNKLGAAALINDVLAELVRLGNKVEPEIQPCGSTATLISRSPCVKESVSPDVSVEDESVDTFDNLRPIVIDGSNVAMSHGNKEVFSCRGIQLAVEWFWEKGHKDITVFVPAWRKEQSRPDALITDQEILRKLEKEKILVFTPSRRVQGRRVVCYDDRFIVKLAYDSDGIIVSNDNYRDLQNEKPEWKKFIEERLLMYSFVNDKFMPPDDPLGRHGPSLENFLRKRPVVPEHKKQPCPYGKKCTYGHKCKYYHPERVNQPQRSVADELRAFAKLSAVKTMSEGALAKCGTGPATAKGDSNSEAKRVAPKRQSDPSIRSVACEPPEALSVVRKSETNSVPSLVSALSVPTMQPAKSHAAGALNTRSASSPVPGSLQFAHSSLEHMSSVQYPPILVTNSHGASVTYSEQFPKYDSVSDHGYYSLHSDFSNMSMSSMHNVDSFCSMEHEHGVYQRTPSHCPESCLSHSNSDSFSSYGELYPSSVDSSLEESMKQQQSPAQARMQTFSHGFRHEALTRVQSYGPEEPKQGPRKQSGSHLAPHIQHAAVGARSSCPGDYPLTQNVLPPLSSQPTRSLGMTRMDSISDSRLYDSNPMRQRRPPLCREQHASWDPLPCGNESYGYHSYPLSNSLMPCCERVMVRSMPDKMEQIWNSPWETPSAAEHPERYVIPDHQYQTYRNLCNIFPAYVVHSVMEKNPHLTDPQQLAAVIVTKLRSCH